The following DNA comes from Nitrosopumilus sp..
TAGAGTTTGAAAGATCTGCCCCAACCAAAAAAAGATCGTTTTGAATACCCGTTAAAACTTTGACAATATCTTCATCTAATGAATTTGCCAAAACCATACCTAAAGCAGCATTTATTTCATCAACAGCACCATATGCAGAAATTCTAGGATGAGATTTTGATATTCTAAAATTTCCTTGTAATCCAGTATTCCCATCATCACCTGTTTTTGTATAAATTTTCATCAATTTATCATTTCATGATTAACTATTATGTTAATCGGAATTAAAAATGTGAAAATTCATTAGTAGAAATATGTTGAAAAACGTATGATTTTAGATTTTTTTAAGACAGCTGCAAATCTTAAAAATATCCCAAGACAGGGTTGGATAGATAAACTATCGATACATAATCCTGAATCTGTAGCGGATCATTCATACTCCATGGCCATAATCGGAATGGTGATATCGGATCTTGAAAACCATGACTCTGAAAAAATTCTTAAAATGATACTGCTACATGATTTGGCTGAATCAAGAGTTGGTGATTTAACTCCAGGACAATTAAGCAAAGAAAGAAAAATAGATTTAGAAAATAATGCATTCAATCAAATTACAGAAAGACTACCAGAGACAATCAAATCCCAATACCTAAAAATTTGGAATGAATATCAAGAAAGGGCATCACCAGAATCAAAATTAGTGCATGAAATAGATAAATTAGAGATGGTACTCCAAGCAAAATCGTATCAAAATGATGGATATGCCTATGTAAAATTAGAATCTTTTTTTAAATCAGCTAAAACAGACATTACAAATCCCAAATTAAAAGAAATATTTACAGAGATCGTAGATGATTCTTAAAATATGTCTGATAACAAAGATGAATTAATTGATGCGCAAAAACAAATAATTGGAATTTTGTTTGAAGTGATTAAGAGGCTACAAGCAAATAATGACTTAGATGATGAATATTTTCAAATTATTGCAAATAATGAAAAAAATGAAATTCGCCTAAAAGAAATTTTAGATGAAAGAACCGAAAATGCAAAAATTGTTGGTCGGTTACTGGAACAGTTACAAATTTAGCTACAACCACAATCATCATCATCCGAAAGAATTTTCAGATGAGCTGTTTGCTGATATTTGTCTTGAAGATAGTTTGCAAGATTGGTAATTCTAACACGTGGTTCTTTTTTATGCCAACTACCTTCATTCTCAAACCAGAATTCAATCTCATCTACATCATACCGCTCATTATTTTCAATGAGGTTTTTAAAAATAGATTTTATAATATCTATGTCTGATTCAGAAAGTTTTGACTTGTCTTCAACCATGCTTGTTATTTCATTTAATTTGATTATTACATTATTTGTTAAAGGCATAGTTAAATGGAAGTTTAGATTCTATAACAATCTTTTGTGTTACTGTCTAAAAACAAATTTGCAGATATGTTAAGGTATGGAAAAAATATGCTTTGATTCATTATGTGAATAAAAAGACATGTTTTTTAGCATCTGGGCATTATTTGGTCATTTGTTTGGTGTTTGTTTTCTAAATATTGATGTAAAACGTATTATTTCTGAATGAATATTGGTATCTATCACACTTTGCAAAGGGGAAAAATCTGAAGATTTCTATCTTACCTTGTATAGAAATTGTTTTTATAAGAACTGAAATATTTCTCAGGTATGCAGTATTTTCAGGCTCTAAAATTAGGACAAAAAAGAGTTGCAGCAGCAAGGGAGTATCTTAACAAATTAACTAACGGTAAGGCAATGCCTGCATTGGCATTAATTGACACTAAATCAAATGTTTGGGAGCCTGTTGGAGAAGAAAACCTATACGCGTTTGTTGACGAATCAGCTGGTTTTGTTTTGACTGATAATAGTGGTTATATTCTTGCATTGGTAGATAAAACAGGATCATCCAAGACAATTGTTCAAGGTGTAACAAAACAACAAAAAGAAAATCTTGAAAAAATATTTGAAAATAACAATATCCCAAAATTTGAAGGTAAAGTGATTCTACCTGTATAGCCACAAAATAAAACGTAAAGCTTTAGTTATCATAATTGATACGATAATAAAATGAGTAAATTTTCACAAGAGATTGAGGTCAGCGGTCACTTGATTGATTCGTCTATTCTTACTAAAATCTTTGACGAAATAATGGATCTTCAAGGGGAATTTAACGTACAAGAAATTAAAATTGGAAAAAAGAAAAAAGATCAGTCATATGCAAGATTACTTGTTAAAGGAAAAAACCAAGAACATCTAAATAAAATTTTAAAAACAATTTATCGCGAAGGTGCAACATCGAAAATTCAAAAAGAAATAACCTTGAAAAGTTCTCCAAAAAACAATGTAATGCCTGATGAGTTTTACAGTACAACAAACAACCACACACAAGTATTTCATAAAGGAGAATGGATTCAGGTGGAAAATATGATGATGGATAAATGTATTGTAGTAAAAAATGGCAAGGCATTTTGTGTACCAATAAGAGATATCAAGAAAGGAGATCAGATAATTGTGGGTGACGAAGGAATCAAGATCACCCCTCCTGAACGTCCAAGAGAAGGAGTTAATGTTTTTGAATTTATGGGTAGTTCAAGCTCAAGTGAGAGACCAACTCAACACATTGCAAAAAAAGTAGCCGAAGATATTTTTAATACTAAAAAGAAAGGAGGTAGAATTATCCTCGTAGGTGGTCCTGCAATAGTACATACAGGAGCAGATGACGCAGTATCAGAATTAATTCGATTAGGATACATTGATGGAGTATTGGCAGGTAACGCACTTGCAGTTCATGATATTGAATATGCCACTTTAGGTACTTCTCTTGGAATGAATGTTCATGATGCAACTTTAGCTTATCATGGGCATCGAAACCATATGGATACAATTAATGCAGTATTCAAAGCAGGCTCTATTGCAAAAATGGTAAAGATAAAAAAATTAACAAAGGGAATAATGTATGAATGTGTAAGAAACGAGATACCATTTGTCTTGGCAGGCTCAATTCGGGATGATGGACCACTGCCTGATGTGATTACAGATGTGGCTCAAGCTCAAAAAGAATACAAAAAAATTCTAAAAGATGCAAGCATGGTAATCATGATTTCAACTATGCTTCATTCCATTGCTACAGGAAATATGCTTCCCGCAAATGTCAAAGTGATTGTGGTTGATATCAACCAACCAACCGTTACTAAACTTATGGATAGAGGTACATGGCAAGCATTAGGAATTGTCTCTGATGTTGGGGCGTTTTTACCAATGGTTGTGCAACAAATTAGAAAAAAGAAATAATCATGATTTTAATCTAAGATAAGTGAATTGATCCTATAAGAATTTGCTATACATGTTTAACTGAACAACCTTCTATCAAATACACCGTGAAAAATAATCCATTCAATAACATACTCAAATGATATAGAAATCATTCAAGCCAAATTAGTTCAGAAGAATATCAGTGTTAAGAAATTAAAAAATATAATTAATTAACTTGGAGTCATCATAGAACTAGATTTTGTATGAGAATTTTTAATCGCATTATTTCTAACATCTTCAAAAAATCTCTTAATCATTTCAATCCCTGCAACAATCCTTGGAGCAGATTTTTTTGCAAATTCTTGTTTGTCTGCACTTGATTTAGGTTTATTGTTTATGTAATCTTGATATACTTTGGCACCATCGTAATCAACATATGCAATTCTTGCACTAAAATCAGTTCTCTCCAAAACAAGACTGTCTCCACCAACTATTGCTGTATGATATGGATGTACCATTAATGATTCTGATAATTTTTGAGAAGTGTAAATTTTTGCTGTTTGTAAATCCGAAGCAAACACATTGAAATCTGCAAGAAGATAAAATGTTGCATCAGGTTTTGTTACCTTTATTCCATCTATTGCAGATAATGAATGATATGTGTACTCCCCCATAATTTGATGTATGCTTCTTGTCACTTCAAAATATTCATCAAGTTCGGGGCTAATTTCAAATCCTGCAACGGCCGCATGTTGAATTGGTGTAGATACTGCAGTATATTCAGTTGCAAGTATTTTTTTGAATTGTATTTTTAGTTCATTTGCATGTTGTGGAAAAACGACATACCCAAGTCTATATCCACCAGCAGCATGTGATTTAGACAAACCATTTGTGACAAATGTACCTTCGGGATAAATTTTTCCCATACTCATAAATTTTG
Coding sequences within:
- a CDS encoding hydrolase, which encodes MSDNKDELIDAQKQIIGILFEVIKRLQANNDLDDEYFQIIANNEKNEIRLKEILDERTENAKIVGRLLEQLQI
- a CDS encoding TIGR00300 family protein — its product is MSKFSQEIEVSGHLIDSSILTKIFDEIMDLQGEFNVQEIKIGKKKKDQSYARLLVKGKNQEHLNKILKTIYREGATSKIQKEITLKSSPKNNVMPDEFYSTTNNHTQVFHKGEWIQVENMMMDKCIVVKNGKAFCVPIRDIKKGDQIIVGDEGIKITPPERPREGVNVFEFMGSSSSSERPTQHIAKKVAEDIFNTKKKGGRIILVGGPAIVHTGADDAVSELIRLGYIDGVLAGNALAVHDIEYATLGTSLGMNVHDATLAYHGHRNHMDTINAVFKAGSIAKMVKIKKLTKGIMYECVRNEIPFVLAGSIRDDGPLPDVITDVAQAQKEYKKILKDASMVIMISTMLHSIATGNMLPANVKVIVVDINQPTVTKLMDRGTWQALGIVSDVGAFLPMVVQQIRKKK
- a CDS encoding pyridoxal phosphate-dependent aminotransferase, which encodes MKFIVDQQVQDIEMPENLKLNTFLQEFHSDCSSHECSFGYYGFAFGQSPFPVPKPVQDALIKNSSKGAYAPISGIPELRNAISKYNKHYFDMDVTPDRIYVGPGTKELLFNLLEILHGTVILPTPAWLGYLPQIRFLKKNYHMLPTRANKKIAPNDLRRLALRLQDRQKILILNNPNNPTGLLYDRLELEEIADVCREQNIIVLSDEIYAQTTYDFSKFMSMGKIYPEGTFVTNGLSKSHAAGGYRLGYVVFPQHANELKIQFKKILATEYTAVSTPIQHAAVAGFEISPELDEYFEVTRSIHQIMGEYTYHSLSAIDGIKVTKPDATFYLLADFNVFASDLQTAKIYTSQKLSESLMVHPYHTAIVGGDSLVLERTDFSARIAYVDYDGAKVYQDYINNKPKSSADKQEFAKKSAPRIVAGIEMIKRFFEDVRNNAIKNSHTKSSSMMTPS
- a CDS encoding HD domain-containing protein; this translates as MILDFFKTAANLKNIPRQGWIDKLSIHNPESVADHSYSMAIIGMVISDLENHDSEKILKMILLHDLAESRVGDLTPGQLSKERKIDLENNAFNQITERLPETIKSQYLKIWNEYQERASPESKLVHEIDKLEMVLQAKSYQNDGYAYVKLESFFKSAKTDITNPKLKEIFTEIVDDS